The genomic segment CAAGGCATTTTTACACCAGCTTTATGCCCGCAGTCACAAACGCCCGACGCTGAAAAAGACGCCGGGTTGCAGCGCGCCTCTCTCTTTTGCACAGCAGCGTCTGTGGATGCTCAATGAGCTACACGGCGGCAGTGCGCACTATAATATGCCGCAGATCTATCGTGTCGAAGGTCAGCTGGAGCCTGCACTGGTGGAACAGGCGCTCGCACAAATTGTGCAGCGTCATCAGGTGTTGCGCACTGTGTACCAGTCTCAACAGGGCAAAGCGGTGCAGGTTGTGCGCGATGATGTGGTTTTTTCATTAACCTGTGTGGATCTGAGTGCGCAGGCACCTGATGCAGCACAACAGGCTTTGGATGCGTTGCTGCAAGAAGATGCTCAGACACCCTTTGACCTGAGCCAGGATCTGATGATCCGTGCAACCTGGGTGAGCATGAGTCATACGGCTCCGGGCCAGGTGGTGGGATACTTGTTATTAAATATGCACCATATTGCTTCTGATGGCTGGTCGATGGCGATCCTGAGCCAGGAGTTCTTTGCGATTTATGCCAGCCTGGTGCAGGGCAATGCGTGTCCGCTGCCTGCGCTGGCTTTGCAATACAAAGATTATGCGCACTGGCAGCGTGAGTGGCTGAGCGAAGAGGTGCTCGCATCCGGGCTGAAATTCTGGCAGCAGACACTGACCGACTTACCCGCATTGCATAGCCTGCCGCTGAGCTATCCAAGACCTGCACAAAAAGGGTATCTGGGCGCCAGGCATGATGCCTCGCTGGGGGTACCTGTTGCCAAAGCACTTACTCAGCTGGGTGAACAGTATCAGCTCAGCCCGTTTATGCTCATGCATGGTGCGCTGGCACTGACCTTGTCGCGTTTTAGCGGCACCTCAGATGTGGTGATAGGCACCCCGGTTGCAAATCGCAGCGATGCCCAGCTGAAAGACCTGATTGGTTTTTTTGTCAATTCTCTGGTGCTCAGAGTAAGCACAGAGCATGACACGCTGGCAGACTTTTTAGCCCATATTCGCCACGTCAACCAGCAGGCTCAGTCCCACCAGGATGTGCCGTTTGAGCAGATTGTCGAGGCACTGAACATTGAGCGTGATGGTGCTCATACACCTTTATTTCAGATAATTTTGACTACTAACTCTGATTATGGGGTAGCCAGTGAACAGGCGCACAGTGTGGCACTGCCCGAGCTGAGCATGACACCGCTGAGTGGCGATGAACCTATCTGTAAATTTGATCTGGAGATTAACCTGAGTCTGGATGAGCAAGGTGTTCATATTAGCTGGTTATATGACAAAGCCTTATTCAGCCCGGCGCTCATTACACGTTTCAACGCCCAGTTGGTGGCGGTTATCGAAAGGCTGGCAGGTGCTGCGGCGAGTGCCAGTCAGCCAATGTTGAGTGAAATCTCGGCGCTTCATGCAACAGAGCAGGCGCAGCTGGCGGCGCTGATGACCCCCAGTGAGCTGACAAAGGACGCTCATCAGACGGTGACAGAGTTGTTCAGCCGCAGTGTCGCACTTGCGCCGCAGCATATCGCACTGGTATGTGGCCAGCGTCAGCTTAGCTATAGTGAACTCGACAGTGCGTCCAATCGTCTTGCTCGTTATCTGATAGCACAAGGTCGCCATGCATATGTCGGCTTATTGCTGCCGCGTGGTATTGAGATGATAGTCGCAATGCTGGCCGTGCTAAAAAGTGGCGCGACCTATGTCCCGCTGAATCCGGACTATCCGCAGTCACGTATCGACCATATTGTGGCAGATGCAGATCTTAACCTGGTGCTCACCTGTGCTGAACATCGCCCGATACTGCAAAGCAGCAATATACAGGCGCTGGAGCTGACCCCTGCACTCACAATTGAGGGATGTGACGCGTTTATGCGTTTTGGCTCTGCACAGCTTACTGAGCACTTGCCTGAGCCAGAAAACCCAGCTTATGTGATTTATACATCAGGCTCGACCGGATTACCCAAAGGAGTTGTGGTGCCACATCGGGCCATCAGCCGACTGGTGATGTCGCCCAACTTCATGAGTTTGGACCGGGACACCGTGTTTTTGCAGGCTGCAAATGTGGCATTTGATGCGGCAACGCTGGAAATTTGGGGGCCACTGCTCAATGGTGGTTGTTGCGTGATCTATCCGCAAGCCCATATCACACTGGAGACACTGAATCAGGTGATTGAGGCGCACCGGGTCAATGCGATGTGGTTGACCGCCGGACTGTTTAGTGAGTGGAGCAAGGTAAGCACGCAGGCACAGACACAGCTGAGCTCGCTGCGCACGGTGCTGGCTGGTGGTGATGTGTTAGACCCGCAGGCTGTGGCCCGGGTGCAGCATGCTTTGCCAGCAGTGCAAGTGGTCAATGGTTACGGTCCGACCGAAAACACCACCTTTACCTGTTGTTACCCGGTGCCTGCGCATTTTGATCCCGCAAATGCGGTGCCGATTGGTCGTGCACTACAGGGCGACAGTGTGATGGTGCTCAGCGGTAATGAACTGGTACCGCCGGGGAGTGTGGGTGAGCTGTGTGTCAGCGGACCCGGACTGGCGCTGGGTTATTTAAACCTGGCAGCACTGAGCGCAGAAAAATTCACCGCCAACCCTTTCTATGACGACGCTCAAAGTGATGCCTATCGACGCCTTTATCGTACCGGTGACTTAGTACGTGTTCAGGCCGATGGCGTCATTGACTATGTGGGTCGTACCGACAACCAGATCAAGATCCGTGGTTTCCGGGTTGAGCTGGGTGAAATCGAGCAACAAATCACGCAGCTGGACAGCGTGGCCAGTGCGCTGGTGGTGGTAAACGGCGAAGCAAATAAACGCCTGGTGGCTTATATTGAACTAACCTGTGCAGCACGGGAGCTTGGGGCCTTGGATAACACTCAGCTGAGCCAGACACTGGCACAGCGGTTACCTGGCTATATGGTTCCGGATGCGCTGGTCCTGATTGAGCACTGGCCGTTAACCAGCAACGGAAAAATCGACCGCCGTGCGCTGCCGGAACCCGCACTGACAGAGGTGGATGCAGCATACACGGCCCCCGTCTCTGAGGCGGAACAGGTCGTGGTTGACGTGTGTGGTGAATTGCTTGAACGCGACCCGGCAGAGCTCAGCACAACAGCTAATTTCTTTGCGCTGGGTGGTCACTCGTTGCTGATGATACAGCTTATTGCTGCGCTCAAAGAGCGAGGGTATCAGGTTGATAGTCAGGCCCTGTTTACCAGCAGCACACTGGCGCAGATGGCGACTCAGTTGAGTGAGGATGCAGAACAGGGCTTTGTGGTGCCGCAAAACCGGATCCCTCTCGAGTGTACTGAAATTACGCCTGAACTGCTGGATCTGGTTAGCCTTACGCAGGACGAGATCAATGAGATAACGGCGCAGATTCCGGGCGGTGCTATAAACATTCAGGATATCTATCCTCTGGCGCCGTTGCAGCAGGGGATCCTGGCGATGCACACACTCAGTGATGGCCGCGACCCCTATGTTACAACCATGGCGTTTTCATTCTCACAGCGAGCGTTATTACAGCTGTTGGAGACACAGCTCAATACGCTGATCGCCCGTCATGATGTATTGCGCACCGCGATTTTGTGGCGCGGCCGCACTGAGCCCGTTCAGGTGGTGCTGCGTGAGGCGCAGATTGCGGCGCAATGGCTGCCGGTGAACGCCGGGCAGGATGTGCAAGCGGTATTCGAAAACTATGTCGCACACGGTGCACACCGCCTTGAGCTGGAATCGGCACCTATGATGCAGTTACAGGCGATGGAGGATAAACAATCCCGGCAAATTTATGTTGTGCTTAAAGTGCACCACTTGCTGATTGATCATGTCTCGCTGGATATTCTGATGGCTGAGCTGGCCCGGATAGAAAGCGAAGGCGCAGCCAGTTTGCCTGCTGTGACACCCTATCGTCATTTTATCGCTCGTGTACTACACGACCAGCAGCATCACGACGCTCAGCAATATTTCAAAGCGCAATTAGGAGACTTTGACCAGCCGGCCTACCGTTTGGGCTGAGCGAAGTAAACGGCGATGGTGGTCAAATTGATGAGTTTAAACAGCGCATTCCGGCTGAGCTTGCCAGTAAAGTGAGAGACTATGCCAAAAGCCAGGCAATGAGCCCGGCTGCGTTATTTCATCTGGCCTGGGGGCGGGTAGTGGCCGCCTGTTCTGGTCAGCAGGATGTGGTGTTTGGCACTGTGTTATCAGGGCGAATGCAGGGCGGGCCTGAAATGGCAAACATGCTGGGCATGATGATTAATACCTTACCTGTGCGTGTCAAACTAGACCTGCGCAGTGCACAGGAGGCTTTGCTCGATGTGCATGCGGCCCTGCAGTCGCTGCTCCCCCATGAGCAAGCTCCGCTTTCTGAGGCTATGCAGGCTTCGGGCGTTGAGGGCAACATGCCATTGTTCAGTGCGGTACTTAATTATCGTCATTCTCACGATGTGAGCGCGCCCGATGAAGCGGCGGAGCTGAAACTATTGGGCGTGAAAGAACGTACTAACTATCCGTGTGTGATGTCGGTCGATGATTTGGGCAGTGATTTTTCACTTACGCTGCAAATCGACAACAAGGTGAATGGCCAGCGTATCAATGCGTATCTGGTTACCGCACTGACTCAGTTACTGGATGCGCTGCAAAGCGATTCACTCCAGCCGGTTGCTGCGCTGCCAGTGTTGCCCGATGACGAGCAACATCGTTATCTGGAACAGTGGAATGACACTGAGCAAAGTTAT from the Pseudoalteromonas sp. R3 genome contains:
- a CDS encoding amino acid adenylation domain-containing protein produces the protein MSVELLFQQLQQAGVIFQSQDDKITLKLPKEMDSQLKRQLAENKDALKAFLHQLYARSHKRPTLKKTPGCSAPLSFAQQRLWMLNELHGGSAHYNMPQIYRVEGQLEPALVEQALAQIVQRHQVLRTVYQSQQGKAVQVVRDDVVFSLTCVDLSAQAPDAAQQALDALLQEDAQTPFDLSQDLMIRATWVSMSHTAPGQVVGYLLLNMHHIASDGWSMAILSQEFFAIYASLVQGNACPLPALALQYKDYAHWQREWLSEEVLASGLKFWQQTLTDLPALHSLPLSYPRPAQKGYLGARHDASLGVPVAKALTQLGEQYQLSPFMLMHGALALTLSRFSGTSDVVIGTPVANRSDAQLKDLIGFFVNSLVLRVSTEHDTLADFLAHIRHVNQQAQSHQDVPFEQIVEALNIERDGAHTPLFQIILTTNSDYGVASEQAHSVALPELSMTPLSGDEPICKFDLEINLSLDEQGVHISWLYDKALFSPALITRFNAQLVAVIERLAGAAASASQPMLSEISALHATEQAQLAALMTPSELTKDAHQTVTELFSRSVALAPQHIALVCGQRQLSYSELDSASNRLARYLIAQGRHAYVGLLLPRGIEMIVAMLAVLKSGATYVPLNPDYPQSRIDHIVADADLNLVLTCAEHRPILQSSNIQALELTPALTIEGCDAFMRFGSAQLTEHLPEPENPAYVIYTSGSTGLPKGVVVPHRAISRLVMSPNFMSLDRDTVFLQAANVAFDAATLEIWGPLLNGGCCVIYPQAHITLETLNQVIEAHRVNAMWLTAGLFSEWSKVSTQAQTQLSSLRTVLAGGDVLDPQAVARVQHALPAVQVVNGYGPTENTTFTCCYPVPAHFDPANAVPIGRALQGDSVMVLSGNELVPPGSVGELCVSGPGLALGYLNLAALSAEKFTANPFYDDAQSDAYRRLYRTGDLVRVQADGVIDYVGRTDNQIKIRGFRVELGEIEQQITQLDSVASALVVVNGEANKRLVAYIELTCAARELGALDNTQLSQTLAQRLPGYMVPDALVLIEHWPLTSNGKIDRRALPEPALTEVDAAYTAPVSEAEQVVVDVCGELLERDPAELSTTANFFALGGHSLLMIQLIAALKERGYQVDSQALFTSSTLAQMATQLSEDAEQGFVVPQNRIPLECTEITPELLDLVSLTQDEINEITAQIPGGAINIQDIYPLAPLQQGILAMHTLSDGRDPYVTTMAFSFSQRALLQLLETQLNTLIARHDVLRTAILWRGRTEPVQVVLREAQIAAQWLPVNAGQDVQAVFENYVAHGAHRLELESAPMMQLQAMEDKQSRQIYVVLKVHHLLIDHVSLDILMAELARIESEGAASLPAVTPYRHFIARVLHDQQHHDAQQYFKAQLGDFDQPAYRLG